From a single Aquarana catesbeiana isolate 2022-GZ linkage group LG09, ASM4218655v1, whole genome shotgun sequence genomic region:
- the RNF208 gene encoding RING finger protein 208: MQGALGENKVADSNVKKILMSCLKGQQVIIKMEAMKIIQAEKFSECQNSQPRYGPPSRREPPLVAKRAWPSESEIIVNQACGEMPSLDGTPGTLGLPRTPPPPRREKIYPGQRKASTEICYHRKTPSDEVIVNQYVLHPSTPCEPLECPTCGHMYNFTNKRPRILSCLHSVCEECLQILYESCPKYKFISCPTCKRETVLFTDYGLAALAVNTSILNRLPSEALAANPVQWSSEADRSCYQTFRQYCGAACSCQIRNPLSSCSIM; the protein is encoded by the coding sequence ATGCAGGGGGCTCTAGGAGAAAACAAAGTTGCGGACAGTAATGTGAAAAAAATTCTTATGTCCTGTCTGAAAGGGCAACAGGTCATCATCAAAATGGAGGCCATGAAGATCATACAGGCAGAGAAGTTCTCTGAATGCCAGAACTCTCAGCCGCGGTACGGTCCTCCATCACGGAGGGAGCCTCCTCTAGTTGCCAAACGGGCCTGGCCTTCAGAATCTGAAATTATCGTCAACCAGGCCTGCGGGGAGATGCCCAGTCTAGATGGCACTCCAGGCACTTTGGGGCTTCCCAGGACACCTCCTCCACCACGGCGAGAGAAGATCTACCCTGGCCAACGGAAAGCGAGCACAGAGATTTGTTACCACCGCAAAACTCCATCTGATGAGGTCATTGTAAACCAGTATGTGCTGCATCCGTCCACTCCTTGTGAGCCTTTAGAGTGCCCGACTTGTGGTCACATGTACAATTTCACCAACAAGAGGCCCCGTATCTTGTCCTGTCTCCACTCTGTCTGTGAGGAATGCCTTCAGATCCTCTATGAATCTTGTCCGAAGTACAAGTTTATTTCCTGCCCCACCTGTAAACGGGAAACGGTGCTCTTTACAGACTATGGCCTAGCCGCCCTTGCTGTCAACACCAGCATTCTCAACCGGCTACCATCTGAAGCCCTCGCAGCCAACCCGGTGCAATGGAGCAGCGAAGCTGACCGCAGCTGTTATCAAACCTTCCGCCAGTACTGTGGTGCAGCATGCAGCTGTCAGATTCGTAATCCACTCTCTTCCTGTTCAATCATGTAG